Below is a genomic region from Miscanthus floridulus cultivar M001 chromosome 1, ASM1932011v1, whole genome shotgun sequence.
CGGCTCAATTTGATGGCTTTCTGCAAGGATTTCAATGCCAGGACCCAGAAATACAAGGCCGACACTCCAATGCAAGTCACCTTGACTGCCTACAAGGATAGCACCTTCGAGTTTGTGGTCAAGTCGCCCTCAGTATCGTGGTTCCTCAAGAAGGCTGCAGGAATAGAAACTGCCAGCAGTCGCCCAGGCCACAGCAATGTGTCATCCCTCACTCTGCGCCACGTGTATGAGATTGCAAAGTTGAAGCAGGCTGACCCCTTCTGCAAGCACATGTCGCTTGAGGCGCTGTGCAAGTCCATCATTGGCACAGCCAACTCCATGGGTATTGCGATTGTTAAAGATCTATGAGCAGCATGGCCAGCCTGTTTGTCATGAAGAATTCTGCGACATTTGCGTGTTCCTAGTTTTTAGTTGGTGCTGGAGAGGGTAGAACTCCTCTGTCTCACAGAGCTTCCTGCTGGTGTCATGTCATTCTAGGAGTATGAAACTGAGAAACTCTATTATGCAATTCCTGGCATAGCCATCAGCTcagcctttttctcttcctttgTTCCTTTAGTGACTTAACTGATACTATGTGGTTTTACGTTGGTGCTTTCAATAATAAATTTTAGTCTTCCACTTCCACATGG
It encodes:
- the LOC136487445 gene encoding large ribosomal subunit protein uL11m is translated as MMATLKDAAARKPVLATIRLIVPAGAARPAPPVGPALGFYRLNLMAFCKDFNARTQKYKADTPMQVTLTAYKDSTFEFVVKSPSVSWFLKKAAGIETASSRPGHSNVSSLTLRHVYEIAKLKQADPFCKHMSLEALCKSIIGTANSMGIAIVKDL